From a region of the Halanaerobium hydrogeniformans genome:
- a CDS encoding glycosyltransferase family 4 protein → MKNNKKRILILANSGRDIYIFRGELVSRLIKEGFEVYFSVPQKNSNKKVEVLENMGAKHIKTYINRRGINPLEDLKLIIDYKNIVKKIYPDLILTYTVKPNIYGNWVASYYNISSIMNITGIGTSLNSKLKYFVKHLYSSACKRTDIVFFQNKSNLTLFLEKNMVSKNKSVLIPGSGVNIDKFKPLEKESNDNKIKFLYIGRVMKEKGIEEYIEASKLLKEKYSNLEFQILGSFEEDEYEEIIEKTSSVKFLGYSHDVRQEIKEADCIVNPSYHEGMSNILLEGAAMAKPLIASNIPGCKEIIENNINGFLFKAKSSLQLQKRIIQFISLSPAERTKMGEESRKKIEKEFDRKIVTNEYLKKINKLI, encoded by the coding sequence ATGAAAAATAACAAAAAAAGAATTTTGATATTAGCTAATTCGGGTAGAGATATATATATATTTAGAGGAGAATTAGTATCGAGATTGATAAAAGAAGGATTTGAAGTATATTTTTCTGTCCCTCAAAAGAACTCTAACAAGAAAGTTGAAGTATTGGAAAATATGGGAGCAAAACATATTAAGACTTATATTAATAGGAGAGGAATAAATCCTTTAGAAGATTTAAAGCTTATCATTGATTATAAAAATATAGTAAAAAAAATATATCCAGATTTAATTTTAACTTATACAGTAAAGCCTAATATTTATGGTAACTGGGTTGCAAGTTACTATAATATCTCTTCAATCATGAACATAACTGGGATTGGAACCTCTTTAAATTCAAAGTTAAAGTATTTTGTAAAACATTTATATAGTTCTGCTTGTAAAAGAACAGATATTGTATTTTTTCAAAACAAATCTAATTTAACTTTATTTCTAGAAAAAAATATGGTATCAAAAAATAAAAGTGTTTTAATCCCTGGGTCAGGTGTTAATATTGATAAATTCAAACCACTAGAGAAAGAAAGTAATGATAATAAGATTAAGTTTCTATATATAGGAAGAGTGATGAAAGAAAAAGGAATAGAGGAATATATTGAAGCTTCAAAACTATTAAAAGAAAAATATTCAAATTTAGAGTTTCAAATTTTAGGTTCTTTTGAAGAAGATGAATATGAAGAAATAATTGAAAAAACCTCCTCGGTAAAATTTCTTGGTTATTCTCATGATGTAAGACAAGAAATAAAAGAAGCAGATTGTATAGTTAATCCATCTTATCATGAAGGTATGTCGAATATTTTGTTGGAGGGAGCTGCAATGGCTAAACCTTTGATTGCTTCTAACATACCTGGATGCAAAGAGATTATTGAAAATAATATTAATGGTTTTTTATTTAAAGCCAAATCTTCTCTTCAACTACAAAAAAGAATAATTCAATTTATTAGCTTAAGTCCAGCAGAGAGAACTAAAATGGGAGAAGAATCTAGGAAAAAAATTGAAAAAGAATTTGATAGAAAAATTGTTACAAATGAATATTTAAAGAAAATAAATAAATTAATTTAA
- a CDS encoding sugar transferase, which translates to MSKKIRISKREKLIKRFFDFIIASIGLIIVLPIILISYLIALIETKESGFFTQKRVGKNGKIFKIIKVKTMKSNTKHNTNVTTKKDPRITNSGKFFRKTKIDELPQLINIVKGEMSFVGPRPDVPEIINTMNKDDKDIILSVRPGITGPASLKYENEEEVLAEKDNPEKYNEEVIFPNKVRLNKEYIRNYSFFKDIYYIFKTIFF; encoded by the coding sequence ATGAGTAAAAAGATTAGAATTTCAAAACGAGAAAAGTTAATCAAACGATTTTTTGATTTTATAATTGCTAGTATTGGTTTAATTATTGTTTTGCCTATTATTTTAATAAGTTATTTAATTGCTTTAATTGAAACTAAAGAAAGTGGTTTTTTTACTCAAAAAAGAGTCGGTAAAAATGGGAAGATATTTAAAATAATAAAAGTTAAAACAATGAAATCTAATACTAAACATAATACTAATGTAACTACAAAAAAGGATCCCAGGATAACGAATTCAGGAAAATTTTTTAGAAAAACTAAAATAGATGAATTACCACAGTTGATTAATATTGTCAAAGGAGAAATGAGTTTTGTTGGGCCAAGACCTGATGTGCCAGAGATAATAAATACAATGAACAAGGATGATAAAGATATTATTCTTTCAGTAAGACCTGGGATTACCGGTCCTGCTTCTTTAAAATATGAAAATGAAGAAGAAGTATTAGCAGAAAAAGACAATCCGGAAAAGTATAATGAAGAGGTAATCTTTCCGAATAAGGTTAGGCTGAATAAAGAATATATAAGGAATTATTCTTTTTTTAAAGATATATATTATATTTTTAAGACAATATTTTTTTAA